In the genome of Scatophagus argus isolate fScaArg1 chromosome 20, fScaArg1.pri, whole genome shotgun sequence, the window TCCTAAACACACACCGTCAGACATACGTTCTTtcacagaaagagagattaCACGAACGTGCAGGACGTATTTTATTTACAcccaaagaaaacaagacagaaccAAGGTCGCCAAGgcagagaaaaaacacaaacgcTTTCACAAAAGAGCAAAGATTGCAGGTCATTTAATTAACCCTACCCTttaaacagagaacagaaagtcAAAAAGCTAGCATAAGTGGCCAGTTAGGTAAGATAGCATTAtctgattttgtcatttaaatccATACTAAGGCAAGTTTTAACACCATGAGTTAAGGAGTTGCAGTTTGTACTGACCTCATGCTGCTGCACATCAGCTCAAGCACTTACagctttgtttatgtgtgttacAAAGCAGTCAAGCAGTTGTTGTGTACTGTTGCCATCTGACTcggcataaataaataataaagccTTTTCGGTTGGAATCAAAATATTGATGCAGATGATGACTTGTcaacaacaaactaaaacaagcCATTTGGATGCTGCAGCTGGGAAAGAGCAACATGGCCACACTCAGTGTCTGACAgtgtctgactgacagacagctgtgagaagtgtgtgtgtgtgtgtgtgtgtctctgctggtGTCTGATTAGGCTCTGGtgactctctttctctctctctctctctctctctctctctctctttctctctggcaTGATTACATAAGAGAAGAACTGCAGTGAaatctgtgtgtcctgtgtgtgtgtgtgtgtgtgtgtgtcctgtgtgtgtgtatacagaaTGTACATGCAATTGAAAACAAGTTTGTGTATCGTGTGACTCAGTGCGTAAGTGTGACCTAGAAACGTCAAGCAGTCTCACATGGCTTCATTAGGGGTGTaaactgaaaactcaaaatCTATAACCTTCAAATTATCATCACCCAACTCTCTCCCTGTGTAGATGTTTTgctcatttcttatttttctaaTATATCGCCCTGGTATGACGATATATTTTTCTGATATATCGTCATAccagggcggcacggtggtgcagtggttagcactgtcgcctcatagcaagagggttccaggttcgaatcccggtctgggcccttctatgtggagtttgcatgttctccctgtgcctgcgtgggttttctccaggttctccagcttcctcccacaataccaaaaacatgcacattaggttaattggctactctaaattgcccctaggtgtgagtgtgagagtgtgtggttgtttgtctttgtgtgttggccctgtgattgactggcgaccagtccagggtgtaccccgcctctcgcccgtagtcagctgggataggctccagctcccccgcgaccctgacggataagcggtatagaaaatggatggatggatggatcgtCATACCAAGCTTGTTGcggttttctttgtgtcttttaacACCTTTTTCCCACTAACTTTTTCCTGACAGAGTTGCAAAGTGAGAGGAGCCGGTACAGTTGTTGGAATATACTAAACAAGTGATTGAATATGGTAAATCTTCTGCTTTTATGGAGAGCTGATACTGAGAAACTGGGCAAGGATTCATCCTGGCACATGTCAACATAAATTTAGACAAGGCCAGCGTGCAAGCCTGCAAACAACGGTGCCTGCTGGCGTTTTGAAATCTGTCACAAGCAACAAGTCTTCCAAACtgactgtgaaaatgtgtttaaataataTCACTGATATTACACTGCCATGGTTGAGTTGAGCTCATTAAGGTGGATAGAAGTTAGGGAAAAGATAAGGTTTGATTTGGTTTGGGCTCAAGAACAATCTGGCCATGGAAACATTGTGTTAAAGTGACTTTATTAAGGTTAGGGGATCTTCATCTTTATGGTCACAATGATAGTTACTGAACAGGTACAGTCATGGTTTAAAGAAGCCCACATTAACTGTCAGTGGTACACTGGGAAGGCCCAGgccctttcctccctctgtggACGGAGTGGCTCTAAAACGACACCATACTACTTCCTCCTTAGCAGAAGAAGCATTTTTTTAGGAGGATGATCTTGTCATTTGCCAgcagtgtgtgagagaagaCACTGCACAGAGAAGGGAAACAGTTTCAAGAGGTCAAAACCAACAAAGCAAACCAAGCTCCATCATCATCCAAAAACTGACCCAGAATCTCAAAGTGACtgttttatgcatgttttatgTAGACATCACACCTGCAATGTTGGACTTTTCAGCGTGATATTACCTAAcacatttttgccatttttgtacAAAAGATTGAAACATAGTTTCATCCCTTTGGAGGTGCACCAATGCCAAACGCCTAACATCTATGCAGAAAATGAACACCATTTTTCCTACTGTACCTCCATAGCAGATGCCTGCAAAACACCTCGCCTTTTGCGTCTCTGTAACAGAGATAAGGAAGGCGGCACAGGAGAGTTATCAGTTCCAAGACCACTGCAGCATTTTACtacctctctctcactcacccttcacttttttcctcctttgccGAGTCCTGCCTCatcacctctctttctctcttctcactcCTCTGGTGTTCTCTCATCTTTCTCCCCCCTGCTGCATTCTCCCCCCCTCTCTacctcttttcccctcctccccacatgtctgtctgttcgAAACTGGAGCAATGTCTTAATCGAGGCTTGAAGACGTGACGGGAATTTCTAAGAGAGCCCGGCTCTGcagtacagacacaaacacacacacacacacacattctgcttGGCAGCCAATTAACAGCCTGCAATCCAGAGCCAAAGGAATAACTGCATGTTGATGAGCTTGAggctgtatgtatgtgtgtgtgtgtgtgtgtgtgtgtgagtgtgtgtgtgtgtgtttgtgatgagcTGGTGGCCGTCAGAACCATTTACACTGATAGAAGGATATCTCTTTTATGTGTTCAGGGGAAAGAGGGGGATTATGGTGCATTAAAAACCATCTCTGTGAGGGACAAACTAAGACAGGAACAAGGAAGTGTGACTTTGTTCCCGAGATTCTCCTTGTGTGcgcatacatgtgtgtgtgtgtgtgtgtgtgtgtgtgtgtgtgtgtttgatgttgtCCCAGCAGCTcctacatatgtgtgtgtttgtgcaaacaAGCAGCATTAGGAGAACAATGCGTATGATTTACATGGAACTAAGTCTTGctgtctcctcctcatcctcctcctcatccttcctctattttcctttcctttgcattctcctcctcctccttgcttAGATCTTGCCTTCACTGTGGGGAGTTCATCCAGAGGTGAACACCTAACAAAAAAAGTATCTACCCCCTCTCCAAAAAACTCAAATATTCTCTTTATGTGTCAAAAATATTGACACCAGCCTTGACACAATATCCCCGAGCAGCAAAGCGCTGTGTTTGCCAGTCCAGGTTTCATCATCCGTCCTTGAGAGATAGAATATGTTGAAAAGAGGACTGTGGGTTTAAATCCTGccttctgtgttgttgttgttgccctACTTCTCTGCACAAACCAccatatcattttttttctgtacactccctggataaataaataaaatctgtcagaGGAAAGATTTACACTAccattaaaaagtgaaaaaaaataatattcaaTTCCATCACAGTTATAGCACCTCAAGGCAAGTCAAAAATTCTTTGAGGATAATTCCTCTCTACATTGtattatttcttgttttttagtGAAATCTGAACAagaacttttttatttttgtttaacaCAGGTTTATGCTCATGCATAGAGATTAGGTCTTTGGTATAATGATCTCTTTAGATGAAAGCCAGTCAGCACAATGTACAGGCAGTGCATTATGATCACTTTGTGGGTAACAGGAtcaatacattttcagtttttctcagaaGTGAAACCAGTATGtgccacaaaaataaaaacagaacgaCCAACTGTATTAACAGTCACGCTTAGTTTGAAACTCTGTATACTCGTAGATCATAATGTACAGTAAAGCTTTTTTTCAAGTGTGTTGGGgaattattttttgtcatttgttaaaCTATCGTGACAGCTAGTGGCAAAACGCAGACACAAGAGGAAACCTCGGGTCTGGAAGATGATTTTGTTGAAAAATGCTATTTATGTGGATTGAAATGCTGCCATCTAGCGGACAGACGTGCAAATAATACGAGACGACCAGAGGAAACGGAACATGAAACGCTTTAATTGTCTCATGCCGAGATATTTAATGAAACGTTGTGATTCATCCAACAACCTCAAAAGACTAAATATCCACAAGAGAAGCTGTCTTTCATGGaattcagttttctctcaggACTGACAGGTGGTGAGACAAATGTAGTATTAGCACAGGATGTGGTGGGAAAATTGTTATTAAAAATGGCTCCATgatggaaagaaggaaaaaaagtatGCCTCTATTACAGAGAttattcactgaaatgttttattatttcttcattgattcatttactTAATTCTTCCAGTCAAAGGAAAACAATACATAAAAGTTCTTCGAGACACACTGGAAACAAATAATACTTTCATCAGTGTATATCCAAATACTAAAATGAGTAACATTTTCCCATGTGTTTGATTTAATCTAACACTGAGTATATGATTTCAAAAAGGAAACAGCACTCTGGGATAACACTTCAACTGCAATAGTAGTGGGACAAAGAggatattttaaataaaaaataatatttaacaaaGTGAGATACCACTAGAGGTTAGTGAAAATGTTTGGGAAATTTCGGTAAAAGGATACTTTAATTTAATGACGTGTAGTTGAGTGTCAAACTCATGCAAATACAGGTGAATTCCTGAAAACTCAAGGAAGATAAAGATGAAGTACTCTGGAGTAACAGCTCCACCCAGTGGAAAGCTGTCGTAATGACTGGAAACTCCTCCAGGTAGAATATAAAAGCTGAGACTGTCTGACTgctgagacagaaagcaaaacacaagcagaacagaagagaacagacaCTTTAACAGTGTTTCAGCTCACAAGAAGAGGACTCAACACTAAACACCCAGTGAAGATGCTGTGCTCTCGTGGATTCCAGTCTGCCCTCAGCCCATTCATGGACTTCTACTGGCCTGTACGCAGCCTGTGGCCAGAGGTCAGACCTCTGCTCTACCAGCAGGATGTTCTGCAGAGAAACCTACAGGAGCTCCGCAACAGTCTGGAGCTGATGGACAAACTTCAACACAAGATCCTGGAGGAGACGGAGCCTTTCCCAACCGGCGTGGCCGTGCAGCCGCTCTCCTGCCAGCTGGGGAAAGAGGGGGAGCGCTTTGGCCTGACCCTGGACACTCAAGGCTTTTCCCCAGAGGAGCTGTCTGTCAGGCAGGTGGGCAGGAAGCTGAGAGTCAGCGGGAAGacggagaggaagaaggaggacgGCAAAGGCTCCTACTCTTACGTACGCCAGGAGTTCAGACGGGAGTTTGATCTGCCTGAAAGGCTGAACCCCGAAGCCATCACCTGCTGCCTGGGACCAGACGGGAAGCTCCACATCCAGGAGGCCAAAGCTCCAAGTGTggaggaggctgagagagagcTGACTATCAAGAGGAGcttggaggagaaaacagagcagagagtgtGTTCACAGACAGGAGGCAGCCGCTCggagacagacaacagcacacagGACAAACCTGAAAACATGGACTCATCTGCATGATGTTCTACCATTGTgtctaaaatgttttctgccaGTGTCAAATGATGTTcatatttgctttttcatttttgtaacttcaaatgacaaataaatgtgttgacgctgaaatcatatttatctgtctctaatttcttttcttgaaaATTTATGTTGTATCATTTTACACATATAGCTTGTATTTTGGTatggaaaatgatttttaaaaacaacaaagttaaCATGTTcataaaatatattacataattatattacatttatattttgtactTCAAATTATAAAAGGAATTGATCATTGATTCTTATTTAAACCCTCAATGGTGAAGTGGCTGATTCTGTCCTTTAAAATTTTCTTTGCTTTGGTTAACTTTGTTTAagtcttcatttatttatttatttattttaatttattaatacGTTTGATTCCTGCTATGTTGGTAAAACGTTACTTTCAGCTGATAACATACATTAGCAACAGCTCCGCCTAGTGGAGAGCTGTTACTCCAGGGTGGTAGTGAGTCTCGATGTTTCCTGCGTTCTTTCAAGCACTCTCCTGCATTTGCATGGGGTTAACACTAGATGTCActtaaatgaatgtaaatgaggAATTTGAGCTGAAACAAATTGTTAAAGATTTAAACTGTATTGAGGatcatttcatcatcaaaatAACTTATAAGTTAACAGTATATGGATTTCCTATTAACTGActaaaaaatagtaaaaaatatGACATGCATAAAATTTTTCTGACTGCCTGTATTCTGTCccttcagtgttttcaccaGATTCTGTGAGAGCTGAACATGTCGAACGAGCAGGATGAGGATTACTCTGACAGTATAGAGTTTTGGCTAATGTCACAATACTTGAAGTGATGTTGCCTTTACAAAGTCATTTCTAGTatctaatatttaatataaagtTGTGAAATTTGCATATGaactttgttgtattttaaaactattttcCATACCAAAATACAAGCTATATGTGTAAAAGAACAGAAGATAATTttatagagaaaaaaatgacagaaaaatataatttcagcgtaaacacatttatttgtcgTTTGCAGTTACGAACATGAAAAAGCAAATATGAACATCATTTGACACtggcagaaaacattttagacACAATGGTAGAACATCATGCAGATGAGTCCATGTTTTCAGGTTTGTCctgtgtgctgttgtctgtctccGAGCGGCTGCCTTCTGTCTGTGAACacactctctgctctgttttctcctccaagCTCCTCTTGATAGTCAgctctctctcagcctcctccACACTTGGAGCTTTGGCCTCCTGGATGTGGAGCTTCCCGTCTGGTCCCAGGCAGCAGGTGATGTCTTCGGGGTTCAGCCTTTCAGGCAGATCAAACTCCCGTCTGAACTCCTGGCGTACGTAAGAGTAGGAGCCTTTACCgtcctcctgcttcctctccGTCTTCCCGCTGACTCTCAGCTTCCTGCCCACCTGCCTGACAGACAGCTCCTCTGGGGAAAAGCCTTGAGTGTCCAGGGTCAGGCCAAAGCgctccccctctttctccagCTGGCAGGAGAGCGGCTGCACGACCACGCCGGTTGGGAAAGGCTCCGTCTCCTCCAGGATCTTGTGTTGAAGTTTGTCCATCAGCTCCAGACTGTTGCGGAGCTCCTGTAGGTTTCTCTGCAGAACATCCTGCTGGTAGAGCAGAGGTCTGACCTCTGGCCACAGGCTGCGTACAGGCCAGTAGAAGTCCATGAATGGACTGAGGGCAGACTGGAATCCACGAGAGCACAGCATCTTCACTGGGTGTTTAGTGTTGAGTCCTCTTCTTGTGAGCTGAAACACTGTTAAAGtgtctgttctcttctgttctgcttgtgttttgctttctgtctcagcAGTCAGACAGTCTCAGCTTTTATATTCTACCTGGAGGAGTTCCAGACTCTTCAGGAACTTTCCAGTCATTACGACAGCTTTCCACTGGGTGGAGCTGTTACTCAGGAGGGCTGATGTCACCAGATCAGGAAACTTTTCAACTACATTTTGTAGAAAATTCTGATAAAGTTACATAACGGACCAATTTCAGATATGCATGAATGACTGTCATAACAAATGTGATGTTACTGtcatattcatttttcaacaaaatctGACCACTTCTTCAAGTGAAGATTTGACACAGcaaattcaaacatttattgtggccaaaaccagaaagaaaacaaatagtGTTATgtctaaaaacataaaaacaattgTCATCATGTCATGCCTTCAACACATCAGGTATTATtggtgtatttatgtgttttcactttcacagctcAATTactacatattttatttttgatttctcATCAAGCTTATATGATCTCAAAAGTACTAATTTGCATTCATCATCAGTAAGGCAGGAACCTCAAAAGATCCTGTGTCActcttttaattttctgaaaGTGACAGAGTTCATGATAACTATAGGTTATCCGTTTAGTTAGATTTCTGTGTGGCCTCAAACTACACAGCATTTTAGACTTGCATTGATATGTattgagacaaacaaaaagctttcaTATATTAATAGCTGCTCTAAACTCCATTCAGTTGTAAGTCAAATGTCCAAATATACTTTTAACTATACATCATTAACATGCataatcaattttttttaagagtTGTAAAAGACCTCTTATAGCACCTGTGTTATGTATGTGTGAAGCATAAAATGACATGTTAGGCTTCCAGCCCTGAACTGATGTGATTAAGTCTACAGTAAGTAAAATGAATACAGACTGAAGTGATTACAAGAGCTATTGCAGTAATAATTGCATCCCTCcggaggaggaaaacaaaaatgaaggtgagagggcagaggaggagtGTGCTGACTGCCAGGTAATTCCTCATCAAGCTGAGATCTGGTCCTCAACGTGTGAACAAGAAACAAGCCTGCGATCTACACAGCAGGACCAAGGCGATCATGTGACAGACCAGGTGATGCTGCCCGTTCAGGTGAAAGACTGGGATGAAGATGCTGGTCAAGCTCATGAAGTGCATAAAGAAGCTATACACCACTTGTGATGGTGTTTGTGATGCCGATCCAGTAATAATGAGATATTAAATCAAAATTACAAATTCAGATCTTCAATTTTTGTCCTATTTTATTAAAGAATTAAATGTACTACTGTGGTTTTCAGCCACAgatttaaaatgataataaacacaacaaaggaaaagacagaaaaactttTGATACGTTTATTGGTTAAGTCAACTGTTAACGTATAAAAGTACAAATAATCACCATTTAACACTTgcattaaacatatttaaaatgtactcTTAGAACATTGTGTAGCTGAAtccatgttttcagttttaaacatatttatttatcacGTTCAGTTACATAAATGGAAAAGCACAAACAATTATCATCAACAATTATTAACtgtagaaaacacacattttagaaaCATTGTTAGAACATCATGCAGATGAGTCCATGTTTTCAGGTTTGTCctgtgtgctgttgtctgtctctgagctgctgccttCTGTCTGTGAACacactctctgctctgttttctcctccaagCTCCTCTTGATAGTCAgctctctctcagcctcctccACACTTGGAGCTTTGGCCTCCTGGATGTGGAGCTTCCCGTCTGGTCCCAGGCAGCAGGTGATGGCTTCGGGGTTCAGCCTTTCAGGCAGATCAAACTCCCGTCTGAACTCTTGCCGTACGTAAGAGTAGGAGCCTTTACCgtcctcctgcttcttctccGTCTTCCCGCTGACTCTCAGCTTCCTGCCCACCTGCCTGACAGACAGCTCCTCTGGGGAAAAGCCTTGAGTGTCCAGGGTCAGGCCAAAGCgctccccctctttctccagCTGGCAGGAGAGCGGCTGCACGGCCACGCCGGTTGGGAAAGGCTCCGTCTCCTCCAGGATCTTGTGTTGAAGTTTGTCCATCAGCTCCAGACTGTTGCGGAGCTCCTGTAGGTTTCTCTGCAAAACATCCTGCTGGTAGAGCAGAGGTCTGACCTCTGGCCACAGGCTGCGTACAGGCCAGTAGAAGTCCATGAATGGGCTGAGGGCAGACTGGAATCCACGAGAGCACAGCATCTTCACTGGGTGTTTAGTGTTGAGTCCTCTTCTTGTGAGCTGAAACACTGTTAAAGtgtctgttctcttctgttctgcttgtgttttgctttctgtctcagcAGTCAGACAGTCTCAGCTTTTATATTCTACCTGGAGGAGTTCCAGACTCTTCAGGAACTTTCCAGTCATTACTACAACTTTCCACTGGGTGGAGCTGTTTCTCCAGAGTACTTCATCTTTatcctgcttgtgttttcaggaaCTCACTTGTATTTGCGTGAGTTTGACACTTGATGTCACTCAATTGCACGTCATTGAGTTAAAGTTGTATTTTACAGAAATTTCCCAAACATTTTCACCAACCTCCAGCAgtatctcactttgctaaaAATACtagtttttgtttcatgtgttcattttttctcAGTATTACGAGAGCAACACTACTTCTGCTGTCAGAAAACTAATGATAGTTGAACTGTAGTACAAACTACAGTTGAAACTACGCAATTTTGACAAGTAGTAAAATTTGGTTTGTCTTGCCAccatctttccattttcttaCTTGTGTTTAGTAGCTCAGTAATCTTCCTCATAcggtttttatatttatatctgCAATCACATTACTCTAAAGCCACTGTCTGGCTTTTAGTAGCAAAAGCAGTTATAGGAAGAATAGGCTTTAAtacaaagaagagaagagaagagaagagaagagaagaactTACTTTttaagtctttgtttttgtaatttatttataattcattattttataattGTTACGTGTAGACACAGTGACAGCCAGA includes:
- the LOC124051774 gene encoding heat shock protein 30-like, which translates into the protein MLCSRGFQSALSPFMDFYWPVRSLWPEVRPLLYQQDVLQRNLQELRNSLELMDKLQHKILEETEPFPTGVAVQPLSCQLGKEGERFGLTLDTQGFSPEELSVRQVGRKLRVSGKTERKKEDGKGSYSYVRQEFRREFDLPERLNPEAITCCLGPDGKLHIQEAKAPSVEEAERELTIKRSLEEKTEQRVCSQTGGSRSETDNSTQDKPENMDSSA
- the LOC124051739 gene encoding heat shock protein 30-like, whose protein sequence is MLCSRGFQSALSPFMDFYWPVRSLWPEVRPLLYQQDVLQRNLQELRNSLELMDKLQHKILEETEPFPTGVVVQPLSCQLEKEGERFGLTLDTQGFSPEELSVRQVGRKLRVSGKTERKQEDGKGSYSYVRQEFRREFDLPERLNPEDITCCLGPDGKLHIQEAKAPSVEEAERELTIKRSLEEKTEQRVCSQTEGSRSETDNSTQDKPENMDSSA
- the LOC124051719 gene encoding heat shock protein 30-like, with product MLCSRGFQSALSPFMDFYWPVRSLWPEVRPLLYQQDVLQRNLQELRNSLELMDKLQHKILEETEPFPTGVAVQPLSCQLEKEGERFGLTLDTQGFSPEELSVRQVGRKLRVSGKTEKKQEDGKGSYSYVRQEFRREFDLPERLNPEAITCCLGPDGKLHIQEAKAPSVEEAERELTIKRSLEEKTEQRVCSQTEGSSSETDNSTQDKPENMDSSA